A single genomic interval of Dysidea avara chromosome 6, odDysAvar1.4, whole genome shotgun sequence harbors:
- the LOC136258789 gene encoding uncharacterized protein isoform X2 has product MADSVGTKWYDLGIELLDDKDCDKLDAIQSDHSKDVSSCCTQMFKLWLNLQPSASWNQLIQALREPNIGKDGLAKEIETKIKSINQGIISSQSNAATQCHSAPDPPLPSLPVLTFSSEEDIDYAFSRLSAGVKKMIENSGCKFNILQDACIERALSPKSYMSGEIKSKISEAASFQHLCTMLTNAYYWNFLDTRMMEALVAASAVPNAQESLQNFRKAFFGLKLSEVLPAYTPVIPVRPGNVLIQEHLDVDPKQFTIGDLHKHRFYLETDMLKTGEGTITGYKILLGSVFIVWQIHVDHAYQVYTSLNKNRFRFQAQRITHLSIPAAMRWVKLPVLLRGQKLDIIGPIEEPLKCHPREDPFPLPEGLKWTWLSPEEAMHYDPRKKRKKSQWITSHPHFKKHYYWGVISKRGDSILSCAPDYICVGGISFSVMSLELTSHSFELLTSTSYDDTPLQMTGEMLKEVVNTTKEDGISQAVLLTGIPCIVKPVVVLTMWYYYFRYPLSLLQPPLTSGSPKTIGLRKITPKDVPKALEFTNQYAAQFEIHQLFQTEEEFSHHFLCPSMPGYIVTYIVEDPITNHITDLFGFLLYNNGNETAADVIAILATKSSPRQLVIDLLICAKQEKSDRVCTAQYGLPRSTFEHLFLNFANKYLHIYNYAYPEVDEEKCCLFKI; this is encoded by the exons ATTCAGTGGGTACAAAATGGTATGATTTGGGAATTGAACTACTGGATGACAAGGACTGTGACAAGTTGGATGCAATTCAGAGTGACCATTCCAAGGATGTGAGCTCATGCTGTACACAAATGTTCAAACTGTGGCTTAACCTACAACCCTCAGCATCATGGAACCAGTTAATACAAGCTTTGAGAGAACCCAACATCGGAAAGGATGGACTTGCCAAGGAAATTGAAACTAAGataaaatcaatcaatcaag GTATAATATCAAGCCAATCTAATGCTGCTACACAATGTCACAGTGCTCCTGACCCACCACTACCTTCACTGCCTGTATTGACATTTTCTTCAGAGGAAGACATTGATTATGCTTTCTCTAGACTTTCTGCTGGGGTTAAAAAGATGATTGAAAACTCTGGTTGCAAATTTAACATCCTACAAGATGCATGTATTGAAAGGGCCTTGTCTCCAAAATCTTATATGTCTGGTGAAATTAAATCAAAAATATCAGAAGCTGCCTCATTTCAACATCTTTGTACTATGTTAACAAATGCGTATTACTGGAATTTCTTAGATACAAGAATGATGGAAGCTTTGGTAGCTGCCTCTGCGGTACCTAATGCACAAGAATCTCTGCAAAATTTTAGAAAAGCATTCTTTGGCTTGAAGCTTAGTGAAGTTCTACCAGCTTACACTCCTGTGATACCTGTAAGGCCGGGTAATGTTCTTATTCAAGAACACCTTGATGTGGATCCTAAGCAATTTACAATTGGCGATTTGCACAAGCATCGTTTTTATTTAGAAACGGATATGCTTAAAACTGGTGAAGGTACAATAACTGGCTACAAAATTTTGTTAGGCTCAGTGTTTATTGTTTGGCAGATCCATGTTGATCATGCTTACCAAGTATATACATCACTGAATAAGAACAGATTTCGATTTCAAGCACAGAGAATCACACACTTGTCGATTCCTGCAGCCATGAGATGGGTGAAATTACCTGTTTTACTACGTGGACAAAAGTTGGACATAATAGGTCCAATTGAAGAACCACTGAAATGTCATCCGAGAGAAGATCCATTTCCATTACCAGAGGGTCTGAAATGGACTTGGCTTAGCCCAGAAGAAGCTATGCATTATGACCCtagaaaaaaaaggaaaaagtCACAGTGGATTACTTCACATCCTCACTTTAAAAAACATTATTATTGGGGAGTTATTAGTAAACGAGGAGACAGTATACTTAGCTGTGCACCAGATTATATCTGCGTTGGTGGAATATCTTTTTCTGTTATGAGCCTGGAACTTACTTCACACAGCTTTGAACTTTTGACCTCAACAAGTTATGATGATACGCCTTTGCAAATGACAGGAGAAATGCTTAAGGAAGTGGTAAACACAACTAAAGAAGATGGAATTTCCCAAGCAGTGCTGCTTACTGGCATCCCTTGCATTGTTAAACCTGTTGTTGTGCTTACCATGTGGTATTATTATTTCAGGTATCCTTTGTCTTTACTTCAACCTCCTCTTACTAGTGGTTCTCCTAAAACCATAGGGCTGCGGAAAATAACTCCAAAAGATGTGCCAAAAGCATTAGAGTTTACCAATCAATATGCTGCACAGTTTGAAATCCATCAACTGTTCCAAACAGAGGAAGAATTTTCACACCACTTTTTATGCCCATCAATGCCAGGATACATAGTTACCTATATAGTAGAAGACCCAATCACTAATCACATTACTGACCTGTTTGGATTTCTACTGTACAACAATGGTAATGAAACAGCTGCTGATGTGATTGCAATTCTTGCTACTAAGTCTTCACCTAGGCAACTTGTGATTGACTTGCTTATTTGTGCAAAACAAGAGAAGTCTGATAGAGTATGCACAGCTCAGTATGGACTACCAAGAAGTACCTTTGAGCATCTTTTCCTGAACTTTGCTAATAAGTATTTACACATATACAATTATGCTTATCCTGAAGTTGATGAAGAAAAGTGTTGCTTGTTTAAGATTTAA
- the LOC136258789 gene encoding uncharacterized protein isoform X1, which translates to MAGNNRPTLKLLNKFKDSVGTKWYDLGIELLDDKDCDKLDAIQSDHSKDVSSCCTQMFKLWLNLQPSASWNQLIQALREPNIGKDGLAKEIETKIKSINQGIISSQSNAATQCHSAPDPPLPSLPVLTFSSEEDIDYAFSRLSAGVKKMIENSGCKFNILQDACIERALSPKSYMSGEIKSKISEAASFQHLCTMLTNAYYWNFLDTRMMEALVAASAVPNAQESLQNFRKAFFGLKLSEVLPAYTPVIPVRPGNVLIQEHLDVDPKQFTIGDLHKHRFYLETDMLKTGEGTITGYKILLGSVFIVWQIHVDHAYQVYTSLNKNRFRFQAQRITHLSIPAAMRWVKLPVLLRGQKLDIIGPIEEPLKCHPREDPFPLPEGLKWTWLSPEEAMHYDPRKKRKKSQWITSHPHFKKHYYWGVISKRGDSILSCAPDYICVGGISFSVMSLELTSHSFELLTSTSYDDTPLQMTGEMLKEVVNTTKEDGISQAVLLTGIPCIVKPVVVLTMWYYYFRYPLSLLQPPLTSGSPKTIGLRKITPKDVPKALEFTNQYAAQFEIHQLFQTEEEFSHHFLCPSMPGYIVTYIVEDPITNHITDLFGFLLYNNGNETAADVIAILATKSSPRQLVIDLLICAKQEKSDRVCTAQYGLPRSTFEHLFLNFANKYLHIYNYAYPEVDEEKCCLFKI; encoded by the exons GCAATAACCGTCCCACACTTAAACTTCTAAATAAATTTAAAGATTCAGTGGGTACAAAATGGTATGATTTGGGAATTGAACTACTGGATGACAAGGACTGTGACAAGTTGGATGCAATTCAGAGTGACCATTCCAAGGATGTGAGCTCATGCTGTACACAAATGTTCAAACTGTGGCTTAACCTACAACCCTCAGCATCATGGAACCAGTTAATACAAGCTTTGAGAGAACCCAACATCGGAAAGGATGGACTTGCCAAGGAAATTGAAACTAAGataaaatcaatcaatcaag GTATAATATCAAGCCAATCTAATGCTGCTACACAATGTCACAGTGCTCCTGACCCACCACTACCTTCACTGCCTGTATTGACATTTTCTTCAGAGGAAGACATTGATTATGCTTTCTCTAGACTTTCTGCTGGGGTTAAAAAGATGATTGAAAACTCTGGTTGCAAATTTAACATCCTACAAGATGCATGTATTGAAAGGGCCTTGTCTCCAAAATCTTATATGTCTGGTGAAATTAAATCAAAAATATCAGAAGCTGCCTCATTTCAACATCTTTGTACTATGTTAACAAATGCGTATTACTGGAATTTCTTAGATACAAGAATGATGGAAGCTTTGGTAGCTGCCTCTGCGGTACCTAATGCACAAGAATCTCTGCAAAATTTTAGAAAAGCATTCTTTGGCTTGAAGCTTAGTGAAGTTCTACCAGCTTACACTCCTGTGATACCTGTAAGGCCGGGTAATGTTCTTATTCAAGAACACCTTGATGTGGATCCTAAGCAATTTACAATTGGCGATTTGCACAAGCATCGTTTTTATTTAGAAACGGATATGCTTAAAACTGGTGAAGGTACAATAACTGGCTACAAAATTTTGTTAGGCTCAGTGTTTATTGTTTGGCAGATCCATGTTGATCATGCTTACCAAGTATATACATCACTGAATAAGAACAGATTTCGATTTCAAGCACAGAGAATCACACACTTGTCGATTCCTGCAGCCATGAGATGGGTGAAATTACCTGTTTTACTACGTGGACAAAAGTTGGACATAATAGGTCCAATTGAAGAACCACTGAAATGTCATCCGAGAGAAGATCCATTTCCATTACCAGAGGGTCTGAAATGGACTTGGCTTAGCCCAGAAGAAGCTATGCATTATGACCCtagaaaaaaaaggaaaaagtCACAGTGGATTACTTCACATCCTCACTTTAAAAAACATTATTATTGGGGAGTTATTAGTAAACGAGGAGACAGTATACTTAGCTGTGCACCAGATTATATCTGCGTTGGTGGAATATCTTTTTCTGTTATGAGCCTGGAACTTACTTCACACAGCTTTGAACTTTTGACCTCAACAAGTTATGATGATACGCCTTTGCAAATGACAGGAGAAATGCTTAAGGAAGTGGTAAACACAACTAAAGAAGATGGAATTTCCCAAGCAGTGCTGCTTACTGGCATCCCTTGCATTGTTAAACCTGTTGTTGTGCTTACCATGTGGTATTATTATTTCAGGTATCCTTTGTCTTTACTTCAACCTCCTCTTACTAGTGGTTCTCCTAAAACCATAGGGCTGCGGAAAATAACTCCAAAAGATGTGCCAAAAGCATTAGAGTTTACCAATCAATATGCTGCACAGTTTGAAATCCATCAACTGTTCCAAACAGAGGAAGAATTTTCACACCACTTTTTATGCCCATCAATGCCAGGATACATAGTTACCTATATAGTAGAAGACCCAATCACTAATCACATTACTGACCTGTTTGGATTTCTACTGTACAACAATGGTAATGAAACAGCTGCTGATGTGATTGCAATTCTTGCTACTAAGTCTTCACCTAGGCAACTTGTGATTGACTTGCTTATTTGTGCAAAACAAGAGAAGTCTGATAGAGTATGCACAGCTCAGTATGGACTACCAAGAAGTACCTTTGAGCATCTTTTCCTGAACTTTGCTAATAAGTATTTACACATATACAATTATGCTTATCCTGAAGTTGATGAAGAAAAGTGTTGCTTGTTTAAGATTTAA